A single region of the Nocardioides sp. W7 genome encodes:
- a CDS encoding MFS transporter — MLELDPPLDPARGLTERQDGDRGQQPSYRPLLATLVMLTTSTSVISSLGGSLVPMVAVEHDVSLGSAQWILTGPMLMGAVATPILGRLGGTGRRRTVILASLVVVAGGLVLTALPTGFLGLVVGRLLQGVGIGLLPLALAAARDNLPRARVRGALALLSVTTTMGAGISYPLSAWIAQTAGIPAAYCCALAIIVLTLLLAWRTVPDASTTGNDTVHWVGAALLSGGTLLLLLALTQAPVLGWRAPSLWALVIAGAVSLVLWVWRTLRHPDPLVDLRLARHRQVLPANISALTSGIAVYMLIALVMIQVQLPTSTGFGLGQPVTVAGLVLAPYAVLSVVGSRLSTALGAWIGLDLVLPVGATLYGLATALFALSHESVWVVAVVMGVAGIGSGFTFAAMPGLVLRSTPLEETGSAMSFNVLLRFLGFAAGSTLATSVLALLAASRPDYAEAFRLTVWVNVALWLGTAVLSLVLIPSRPKETS, encoded by the coding sequence GGCACGTGGGCTGACCGAGCGCCAGGACGGTGACCGGGGACAGCAACCGTCCTACCGTCCGCTGCTGGCGACGCTGGTGATGCTGACCACCTCGACGTCGGTGATCAGCAGTCTCGGCGGCTCCCTGGTCCCGATGGTCGCGGTCGAGCACGACGTCAGCCTGGGCAGCGCCCAGTGGATCCTGACCGGGCCGATGCTGATGGGCGCGGTCGCCACGCCGATCCTGGGGCGCCTGGGCGGAACGGGCCGCCGGCGCACGGTGATCCTGGCCAGCCTGGTCGTCGTGGCGGGGGGCCTCGTGCTCACGGCCCTGCCCACGGGCTTCCTCGGCCTGGTGGTGGGCCGGCTGCTCCAGGGGGTGGGGATCGGACTGCTCCCGCTGGCCCTAGCCGCGGCACGTGACAACCTGCCTCGCGCGCGGGTGCGGGGGGCGCTGGCCCTGCTCTCGGTCACCACCACGATGGGCGCCGGGATCAGCTACCCGCTGTCGGCCTGGATCGCCCAGACCGCCGGCATCCCCGCGGCGTACTGCTGCGCGCTCGCGATCATCGTGCTGACGCTGCTCCTCGCCTGGCGGACCGTTCCGGACGCCAGCACCACTGGCAACGACACCGTCCACTGGGTCGGCGCGGCCCTGCTGAGCGGAGGCACTCTGCTGCTGCTGCTGGCTCTCACCCAGGCGCCCGTGCTCGGCTGGCGGGCCCCGTCGCTGTGGGCGCTCGTCATCGCCGGCGCGGTGTCCCTGGTGCTCTGGGTGTGGCGCACGCTGCGCCACCCCGACCCCCTCGTGGACCTTCGACTCGCGCGGCACCGTCAGGTGCTGCCCGCCAACATCTCCGCCCTGACCTCCGGGATCGCGGTCTACATGCTGATCGCCCTGGTGATGATCCAGGTCCAGCTCCCGACCTCGACCGGCTTCGGGCTCGGCCAGCCCGTCACGGTCGCCGGTCTCGTGCTCGCGCCGTACGCCGTCCTCAGCGTCGTCGGCAGCCGGCTGAGCACGGCCCTCGGGGCGTGGATCGGCCTCGACCTCGTGCTGCCGGTGGGTGCGACGCTCTACGGCCTGGCCACGGCGCTGTTCGCCCTCTCCCACGAGTCGGTCTGGGTGGTTGCCGTGGTGATGGGCGTGGCCGGCATCGGCAGCGGTTTCACCTTCGCCGCCATGCCGGGGCTGGTCCTGCGCTCCACCCCGCTGGAGGAGACCGGGAGCGCGATGTCGTTCAACGTGCTGCTGCGGTTCCTGGGGTTCGCGGCCGGCAGCACGCTGGCCACCTCCGTGCTCGCCCTGCTCGCCGCGAGCCGTCCCGACTACGCGGAGGCCTTCCGCCTCACCGTGTGGGTCAACGTCGCCCTCTGGCTCGGCACCGCCGTCCTCAGCCTCGTCCTCATCCCGTCACGACCGAAGGAGACCTCATGA
- the fdxA gene encoding ferredoxin yields the protein MTYVIAQPCVDTKDRACVDECPVDCIYEGKRMLYIQPDECVDCGACEPVCPVEAIFYEDDTPEEWKEFHVANVAFFDEIGSPGGAARTDVSDRDHPFVAALPPKDE from the coding sequence ATGACCTACGTCATCGCCCAGCCATGCGTCGACACGAAGGACCGCGCCTGCGTGGACGAGTGTCCGGTCGACTGCATCTACGAGGGCAAGCGGATGCTCTACATCCAGCCCGACGAGTGCGTCGACTGCGGAGCGTGCGAGCCGGTCTGCCCGGTGGAGGCGATCTTCTACGAGGACGACACCCCGGAGGAGTGGAAGGAGTTCCACGTCGCGAACGTGGCCTTCTTCGACGAGATCGGCTCCCCGGGTGGAGCCGCCCGGACCGACGTGAGCGACCGGGACCACCCCTTCGTCGCCGCGCTCCCGCCGAAGGACGAGTGA
- a CDS encoding SDR family oxidoreductase: MSIVLVTGGARGIGAAIASRHAAAGDSVLVADVDDAAGKQLVETLGLRAHYVHCDVTSEDDVRAGVVHAERHLGPLDVVYANAGAVGVTGRLEGTSLEDWRRTMDLLLTSVFLTVREAVAVMRPRGRGAIVCTASVAGVRGGLGPHAYTAAKHGVVGLVESVAVEVARYGLRINAVAPGGAVSSLTAGLMSGDVDDLQLAHDRLAASSASGVPTTAEDVADAAFFLGGAGSSRINGTCLVVDGADYVPSQKGLSYYS; the protein is encoded by the coding sequence ATGAGCATCGTCCTGGTCACCGGCGGAGCCCGCGGCATCGGTGCCGCCATCGCCTCCCGGCACGCAGCGGCGGGTGACTCGGTGCTGGTCGCCGACGTCGACGACGCCGCGGGGAAGCAGCTGGTCGAGACGCTGGGTCTGCGGGCGCACTACGTGCACTGCGACGTCACCTCCGAGGACGACGTCCGCGCCGGCGTGGTCCACGCCGAGCGGCACCTCGGCCCGCTGGACGTCGTCTACGCCAACGCCGGGGCGGTCGGCGTCACCGGGCGGCTGGAGGGCACGTCGCTCGAGGACTGGCGACGGACGATGGACCTGCTGCTGACCAGCGTCTTCCTCACCGTCCGGGAGGCGGTCGCGGTGATGCGCCCGCGCGGACGAGGGGCGATCGTCTGCACCGCCAGCGTCGCCGGCGTCCGCGGCGGCCTCGGTCCGCACGCCTACACCGCCGCCAAGCACGGGGTTGTCGGACTGGTGGAGTCGGTGGCGGTCGAGGTGGCGCGCTACGGCCTGCGGATCAACGCCGTGGCACCCGGGGGTGCGGTCAGCTCGCTCACGGCCGGGCTGATGTCGGGGGACGTCGATGACCTCCAGCTCGCCCACGACCGGCTGGCCGCCTCGTCCGCGAGCGGGGTGCCCACCACCGCCGAGGACGTCGCCGACGCGGCCTTCTTCCTCGGCGGCGCGGGTTCGTCGCGGATCAACGGCACCTGCCTGGTCGTCGACGGAGCCGACTACGTCCCGTCCCAGAAGGGTCTCTCCTACTACTCCTGA
- a CDS encoding nitroreductase: MEFVDVIAARHSCRAFQGAEVPDEALNQLFELAQHTASWCNTQPWQVHLVSGPAIKRFSAELIHHVLSQASPSADLEMPAGYGGVYAERRRESGHALYDAVGLAHGDKPGRGAQALLNFSFFGAPHVAVITTDRDQGTYGAIDCGGYVATLTSTATALGLGSIAQAAIAMHSGKVRDFLNLSADRLVVCAVSLGYADLEHPANAFRTSRAGVDDVVVHLRD; this comes from the coding sequence ATGGAGTTCGTCGACGTCATCGCCGCCCGCCACAGCTGCCGTGCGTTCCAGGGCGCGGAGGTGCCCGACGAAGCCCTGAACCAGCTCTTCGAGCTGGCCCAGCACACCGCGTCGTGGTGCAACACCCAACCCTGGCAGGTGCACCTGGTCTCTGGGCCGGCGATCAAACGGTTCTCGGCCGAACTGATCCACCACGTCCTCTCCCAAGCGTCGCCGAGCGCAGACTTGGAGATGCCGGCCGGGTACGGCGGCGTGTACGCCGAAAGACGGCGGGAGTCCGGTCACGCCCTCTACGACGCTGTCGGGCTGGCGCACGGCGACAAGCCGGGCCGCGGCGCCCAGGCACTACTCAACTTCAGCTTCTTCGGAGCCCCCCACGTCGCGGTGATCACCACCGATCGCGACCAGGGGACGTACGGCGCCATCGATTGCGGCGGTTACGTCGCTACCCTGACGAGCACCGCCACCGCGCTAGGGCTCGGCTCGATCGCGCAGGCAGCGATCGCCATGCACTCCGGTAAAGTGCGCGATTTCCTCAACCTGTCAGCAGACCGGCTGGTCGTCTGCGCCGTGTCGCTCGGGTACGCCGATCTCGAGCACCCGGCGAACGCCTTCCGAACCTCGCGGGCCGGAGTGGACGACGTCGTGGTGCACCTGCGCGACTGA